The DNA segment TGGCCCGGTCCGTCCGCTTCGGACGAGGTCATCTACGAGCTCCATATCGGCACATTCACGCCGGAAGGAACCTGGCCGGGGGCGTTGGAAAAACTCGAGGCGCTCAAGGCGCTGGGGGTGACCATCGTGCAGGTGATGCCAATCGGCACATTCAAGGGTGCGTTCGGCTGGGGCTATGACACGACCCTGCCCTACGCCCCATTTGCGCCCTATGGCTCGCCTGACGACATGCGGCGCTTCGTCGATACTGCGCATGCGCTCGGCATCGCGGTCATCCTGGACGTGGTCTACAACCATGTCGGCCTCGGAGATCACTTCCGCGCCTATGGCGAGCAGTTCTTCACCAAGCGCCACGAGAGCGAATGGGGCGCAAGTTTCAACTACGACGACTACGAGAACGGCGCATCGGCCGTGCGCGATTTCATCGTGGGCAACGCGGTCTACTGGATCGAGGCCTTCCATGTCGACGGGCTTCGGCTCGATGCCGTGCAGGCGATGATCGACGACAGCGACGAGCATGTGGTCGCCGCCATCACGCGCGCCGTGCGCACCGCCGCGGCGCCGCGAACGGCCTATATGGTGGTAGAGAACCAACCGCAGGAGCGGCTGATGATCGAGCGGCCCGAACAAGGCGGGATGGGGGTCGACGCCATGTACAGCGACGACTTCCAGCATGCCGTGAGGGTGGCGGCAACGGGCCACAACGACTTCTACTATCGCGATTATCTGGGGACGCCGCAGGAGCTGATCTCCGCCCTGAAGTACGGATTTCTGTATCAGGGGCAGCGCTCGGACATGCGCGACGCGGCCTATGGCACCTACAATCTCGACACGCCGGCACAGCGCTTCGTGCATTTTCTGGAGAACCACGACCAGGTGGCCAATTCGGCCACCGGAGCCCGGCTGGGCGCGCTGATGGCGCCGGCGCGGTTGCGGGCGATCACCGCGCTGCTGCTCCTCGGGCCTCAAACGCCCTGCCTGTTCCAGGGACAGGAATTCGCTTCGTCCAATCCATTCCTCTATTTCTTCGGCATTGATGGCGAAGAAGCGGAAAGTGTTGCGACAGGGCGGCGCCAGTCGGTGAGCAATTTCCCTTCGGTCGTAGACCCGGTCATGCAGAATCTCCTGGCGCGCCCGGACGACCGATCGACATTCGTGCGCAGCAAGCTCGACTGGGCAGAGGCGGAATCCAACGCCCCAATTTTAGCGCTACACCGCGATCTGCTGCAGATGCGGCGCGAGGACCCGAGTTTTTCGCAGACATCGGAGCGCCGTATCGATGGGGCGGTACTCGGCGATGCGGCGTTGGTGATTCGGGTCACCACGCACGACCCTTCCGGCCACAGGCTGCTGCTGATCAACCTGGGGCGCGACCACAACATGGGGGTGACGGCGGAGCCCCTGCTGGCGCCACCGCCGGGACACAGATGGATGCCATATTGGTCGAGCGAACATCCAGACTATGGCGGCGCCGGGCGCCGGCCGATGGATGCAGCAGCCTACTGGATCCTGCCGGCTGACTGCACGCTCGTGCTGAAGCCGCAGGCCTGATCACGCGGCCGCCACCGCCTGCTTAAGGCGACCAACCAGGGAATTGGTGCTGGTGCCGATAATCTCGACATCGTGGATGGCGCCAATGAGGTCGGTCGACCCATCCAGATGTACGGCCTGGAGATAGGGCGAACGGCCGCCGACCTGTCCGGGCATGCGACCCACGCGCTCGATCAGCACCGGGAGCGTCTTGCCCACGCATGAGGCATGGAAATCGGTCGTTTGCCGGTTGACCAGT comes from the Devosia lucknowensis genome and includes:
- the treZ gene encoding malto-oligosyltrehalose trehalohydrolase codes for the protein MFGAIVDQSGTLFGVWAPDHREAEVVVTGKGSFSLSPQGKGYFAGHVPGVTAGDRYMFRLDGGAPVPDLASRWQPDGNDGPSVVVSDSFKWTDGDWPGPSASDEVIYELHIGTFTPEGTWPGALEKLEALKALGVTIVQVMPIGTFKGAFGWGYDTTLPYAPFAPYGSPDDMRRFVDTAHALGIAVILDVVYNHVGLGDHFRAYGEQFFTKRHESEWGASFNYDDYENGASAVRDFIVGNAVYWIEAFHVDGLRLDAVQAMIDDSDEHVVAAITRAVRTAAAPRTAYMVVENQPQERLMIERPEQGGMGVDAMYSDDFQHAVRVAATGHNDFYYRDYLGTPQELISALKYGFLYQGQRSDMRDAAYGTYNLDTPAQRFVHFLENHDQVANSATGARLGALMAPARLRAITALLLLGPQTPCLFQGQEFASSNPFLYFFGIDGEEAESVATGRRQSVSNFPSVVDPVMQNLLARPDDRSTFVRSKLDWAEAESNAPILALHRDLLQMRREDPSFSQTSERRIDGAVLGDAALVIRVTTHDPSGHRLLLINLGRDHNMGVTAEPLLAPPPGHRWMPYWSSEHPDYGGAGRRPMDAAAYWILPADCTLVLKPQA